The Moraxella osloensis genome contains a region encoding:
- the mutY gene encoding A/G-specific adenine glycosylase, which translates to MNAHPNTSHSTMPSPNQHLSHNYTKAHTETHTEAHTKAQLDSFAPRILTWFDHSGRHDLPWQRHQLDTPDPYPVWLSEVMLQQTQVATVIPYFERFMASFPTVQDLANASWEQVAEHWAGLGYYARARNLHKAAKQLVDIIEQTGKFPQTVAHWEQISGVGQSTAGAIVAMGVRADQYGGDRGVICDGNVKRVLTRWAGIDGDITKTATTKALWQLAERLTPNRDSGHYAQAMMDMGATLCTKAKPACLLCPVQADCVANAQGKQSFYPVKSKKSPNPSKFSLALKLVCDDKTLWLQRPDTGIWGGLWCLPLAFVKKQQGAKNTEAPLLATWQQESTFEAEYNTAEQIIFAFLQAEQLLNIQQVNLDSPDTVKHSLTHFHWFLTPLIMTLTIDQGMRLTQTLQQALQTLSWVDDSAQNSLAKPKAMQLLVSG; encoded by the coding sequence TATACCAAAGCGCATACCGAAACACATACCGAAGCGCATACCAAAGCGCAGCTTGATAGTTTTGCACCGCGTATTTTGACCTGGTTTGACCATAGCGGGCGTCATGATTTACCGTGGCAGCGGCATCAGCTTGACACGCCAGACCCCTATCCGGTGTGGTTATCTGAGGTTATGCTACAGCAGACCCAAGTGGCGACGGTAATTCCTTATTTTGAGCGATTTATGGCAAGTTTTCCCACCGTGCAGGATTTGGCAAACGCATCTTGGGAGCAAGTCGCTGAGCACTGGGCAGGACTGGGTTACTATGCGCGTGCCCGCAACCTGCATAAAGCTGCCAAGCAGCTGGTGGATATCATCGAGCAAACTGGCAAATTTCCGCAAACGGTTGCCCACTGGGAGCAGATTTCAGGGGTGGGTCAATCTACGGCAGGCGCGATTGTGGCGATGGGTGTCAGAGCTGACCAATATGGCGGTGACAGAGGGGTGATTTGCGATGGTAATGTCAAACGTGTGCTGACCCGTTGGGCTGGCATTGACGGCGATATCACCAAAACTGCCACAACCAAAGCGCTTTGGCAACTCGCCGAGCGCCTAACACCGAACCGTGATAGCGGGCACTATGCGCAAGCGATGATGGATATGGGTGCGACGCTATGCACCAAAGCCAAACCTGCCTGCCTACTGTGTCCCGTGCAAGCCGACTGCGTGGCAAATGCCCAAGGCAAGCAAAGTTTTTATCCGGTAAAAAGCAAAAAATCACCCAATCCCTCTAAGTTTTCGCTAGCGTTAAAGCTGGTTTGCGATGACAAAACCTTGTGGCTACAACGTCCTGACACTGGGATTTGGGGTGGACTGTGGTGTTTACCATTGGCCTTTGTCAAAAAACAACAGGGGGCAAAAAACACAGAGGCGCCGCTACTGGCAACCTGGCAGCAAGAGTCAACATTTGAAGCCGAATATAACACCGCTGAGCAGATTATTTTTGCGTTCTTACAAGCCGAGCAACTGCTAAATATCCAGCAGGTTAATTTAGATAGCCCTGATACTGTCAAACATAGCCTTACCCATTTTCATTGGTTTTTGACCCCGCTCATTATGACGCTGACGATTGACCAGGGTATGCGGCTGACGCAAACTCTGCAACAAGCGCTGCAAACGCTGTCATGGGTAGATGATTCAGCGCAAAACAGCTTAGCCAAACCGAAAGCCATGCAGCTATTGGTGAGTGGTTAA